A window from Tenrec ecaudatus isolate mTenEca1 chromosome Y, mTenEca1.hap1, whole genome shotgun sequence encodes these proteins:
- the LOC142435695 gene encoding PRAME family member 27-like, protein MTVLTDLCFQEDIPNEMLTFLIERVKQTKDLPHLCCRKLELVRNVAPLPILGEILNIVQLNSVQEMRLLGSWDLQSLNWFAPYLAQMVQLHTLLLSECTLYCIVPGENDEDEVQKLLQEFTTQLLSLHQLHTLMLHSVNFFGNHLHQLLRCLQAPLETLHIRRSLLMDQDLTYLSSCPCTSHLKSLDLSGVRRPGSNYEFLPALLNRVSATLVHLDLADCGITDSDCDYLQPALGHCSQLRTLKLCGNPLSMAVLQTLLFHTFPRCNFAFLELPVPLNCYMDPQLTLPWHTLAEVMEQLRLTLQLHGPQRIRLAYRHCHTLCDAICIRMDN, encoded by the coding sequence ATGACGGTGCTCACTGACCTGTGCTTTCAGGAAGACATCCCAAatgaaatgctcaccttcctcatcGAAAGGGTCAAGCAGACGAAGGACCTGCCACACCTGTGCTGCAGGAAGCTCGAGCTTGTTCGGAATGTTGCCCCGCTTCCCATTCTTGGGGAGATCCTCAACATAGTGCAGCTaaactctgtccaggagatgagaTTGCTTGGTAGCTGGGACCTGCAAAGCCTCAACTGGTTCGCTCCTTACCTGGCCCAGATGGTCCAGCTGCATACACTCCTCCTCTCTGAATGCACCCTGTATTGCATCGTCCCCGGGGAGAACGATGAGGACGAGGTGCAGAAGCTACTTCAAGAATTCACCACTCAGCTCCTCAGTCTGCATCAGCTCCACACCCTCATGCTGCACTCTGTGAACTTCTTTGGTAACcacctccaccagctgctcagatgcTTGCAGGCGCCCTTGGAGACCCTGCACATACGCCGTTCCTTGCTTATGGACCAGGACTTGACATACCTGTCCTCATGTCCCTGCACCAGCCACCTGAAATCCCTTGACTTGAGTGGTGTACGCAGGCCTGGCTCCAATTACGAgttcctccctgctctgctgaacAGAGTCTCAGCCACCCTGGTCCACCTGGATTTGGCGGACTGTGGCATCACGGACTCGGACTGCGATTacttgcagcctgctctgggtcACTGCTCTCAGCTCAGAACCTTGAAACTCTGCGGAAACCCGTTGTCCATGGCTGTCCTACAGACCCTGCTGTTTCACACGTTCCCAAGGTGCAACTTTGCCTTTCTAGAGCTTCCTGTCCCCCTCAATTGCTACATGGACCCCCAGTTAACTCTGCCCTGGCATACCCTTGCAGAGGTGATGGAGCAGCTgaggctgaccttgcagctccatggaccCCAAAGAATACGCCTTGCTTACAGGCACTGTCACACCCTGTGCGATGCAATCTGCATCCGTATGGACAACTAG